The Corynebacterium atypicum genome contains the following window.
CGCGTGCCCTTACTCGCGGCGTCGTCAAACGCACTCCAGCTGCGGCGCAGCTGATCTTTGTCGATGGTGACGGTGCGATAGAAGACGCCGTTGGTGTACTGGTTCACGCCGAGGTAAGTCGCGCCAGCCTTGTGCTGTTTTTCGTAGCGGTCATCGACGGTAGAGAAGTAGTCGGTGTCGATCGAGGCGGCGTGGGTAGTCACCGCCGGGGAGACGCTGAGCGCCGCCTCCGTGTTGTTCTGCGGGGCATTGGCAAACATGCGCCCGAAGGCGGCGATGGCCAGCGACCCGGTCTTGCTGCCGTCGATGAAGTCCGCGACCTCCGCCTTGTCCTGGCCCTGCGGGGTTAGGATATCCACCACGGTCTGCGCCGCCGTGTTGAGCTCCTCGGTGGAAAGCCACGAGGAGCGGGCTGATTCACCTTCTTTAGACTCACCCTTGGTGAGCTTGCCCACCAGTTTTTTCGCTTCTTTGGTGGCCGTCTTAGCGTCGAGCTCCGGGGCGAGCTGAGCGACCCGTTCGGCGATCGCTGCGTCGAGCTTGCCGGAGCGCACCGAGATGTCCTTCGAGGCTTTTTCGTAACGCACGCGGATACCACGTTTGATTGCCTGCGAGGAATGGAGGGCGCGCATCACGCCGCCCTGTTGAATGCGCTTGGGCGTCCCCGTGTCATCACGGTTCAGGTTGCTGAACGGTACCGAGGCGACGATGTGCAGGGTGAGGTTGTGAGACATGGCTGTGCCTTTCGGTTATGGCCGCTAGGAGGCGGCGGAGGTGTCGTGTTCGGAGTTTTCGGAACTCTTTGAATCATTGGGATCGTCCGTGCCGGGTGAAGAGGCCGCGTAGTAGTCACGCAGCAGTCGGCGGCGCATAGCCTGGGACTGTGAGCTAAAGCCATTTCCCCACCGAAGGAAAGTGCGGAACAGGTCGAAGTAGTCCACCGGTGGTGTGTTTGCGCTCAGGCCGTTTGCTAAATGCATGATCCGGGAGACATTGAGTATCGCATGCCCGGCGTCGAGGGTATGGAGGAACCGCAGTCGTTGAACAACCGCGTCGGGCTTCACTGGATCGACGACAAAACTATCGCCGCGGCTTTTTGCTAGAGCTATGGAGACTCGATGGCACCACGCTCCGAAGCTCAAGTATTTATCGTGCTCGAAGCTCAGCTGCGGAATATCTTTGAACTCGGCCACCAGGGCGAAAAGCCGCAACAATGCGGTCTGGTGGCGCCGACTAGAGCTTTCGCCCGCCCAAGGAAGAATGTAAGGGTAGGCGTAGTGCTCGGTGTGGGGTGAGGCGCCGCGGCGTAACTCGGCCCGGGTCTTGCGCCAGGATCTAGGTACCTTTCCGCCTGGTTTCTTGGCTTCTCTCTCGGCTAGTTCTCAAAGCGCGAGGATCTAGCGTAGGCGCTGCTCCCACGGCTCTTCGGGGTGTGGTCCTGAGGCCTCCGCGGTATCACTGGTGGTCATTTGTTCTCCTTGGTGGGTATGGGGTTGGCTATTCCCCACAATTTCTTCCGCATGCGGCCGCGAACGAAGGCGATTCGCACTGACTCTTGCGTGGCGTGAGGGTTTGCTACTTCGTCGAAGGCGGCGAGGGCCGCCTCGACCTCTCGCTGGCGGATGTCGTCTGGTAGTTCAAACTGGCCGGGTCCGTCGTCCTCGCTCATCGGAGCGCTAGAAGCTGTTGCGCCGAGGGCCTCCGCTGATCTAACGGCGTCAAGAATATCCTGGTAAACGCTGGTCATGTTGCGCCAGAAGGCGTTCGACGCGTCTTTCTTACGGTCTTTGAGGCCTTCAAGCACAGTGGCGAACCACTTTTTCTTATCTTCAGCCTCTTTCTCCTTTTTACTTTTTTCCCGAAAAATATCGGTGACGGCATCGTGAAGCTCTTGGATTTGTTTTGCTTGGTCCTGGATTTTTGTCAAGACCTTGTCGTCTGCGTCAAAGGCCCAATATTCAGGGGATGGTCTAAAGATCTCTGAGGCCCGGATATTCGGGGAGGATGCAGTCCCCTCGATCTGATGGCGGGCAAAGAGCACCTGCAGATTCTGGCCGTACGCGTCGAAGATTCGCTCGGAAAGTTTACTCGTCAGCGCCGCTGTCTTGTTCTCTGCGGCCCATTCGATGGCGAGCTGGGTTCCGTCTATACCGAAGTCAAGTCGCTGTACCTTGAGCTTTTCTTTGTTTTCCGTCATGTAGAGGTAGAACGGGTCGTGGATGTTGCGCCTGTCCCACCAGGACTTTCGCGATTCCTTGGTTGTTCCCATGAGGCCATCCACGCACTAGGGTTCCGGGATCCCGCCGGTTCGTACCCCGGTGAGGCGCTCATCTTCCCAGTAACACGCGGGTGCGTTTGAGCTCCATGTCGCGGCCCACAGCGGGTGGATTTCGGGGCGCCCAGACTCGGAGGTAAGAGAGACCTCGCAGCGGCGGTCTGCCCAGGCGGGCAGACCTGCGCCGTGTACCCAGGAGGTGGGGATCTGACTGAGCAGCGTATCGAGCAGTGTTTCGTGGACGACGCATATTTCAGTCGCGGCCTTTCCAGTGCCGACGAAGCGCATCGCAGGGGAGCCCATCTGGCATTTGTCGCCGTCGTAGGCATTGTTGCCAGCCATCGACAAGTAGTGAAACACGACGAGTTGCAGGATTGCATCGGCAAGCGGTAATGAGGTTCGCTCGGCGTTCGCCAGGTTCCAATACTCCTCGGCATCGTCTGGAGGCATCGAAGGGGAGAGCTTTTTGACGGGCTGTTCGCCGGGTCCTAGCTTGCGTGCCGCATCCTTCGGCCCGTGTGCAGGGACCACAGGGCGCTGCATGAAGGGGTAGGTGGCATCGAAGGGGTCGCAGCCCGCCGAGAGGTCCTCCAGTGCGGCGTCGATAGCCGCCTGCTCAAGTCCCTGGGCGCGTAGCTTATCGACGCGGGCGTCTGTGTGCCGTAGGGCGACCGCGGTCACCGCTGCGAGTAGGCGAAGCTGGGAGGTGACTATGTAGGCGGGCTGGTTGAGGTCGAGTTGAGTGTCCGGATCGTGCGCGGTGAGCAAGGCATTGCGAACGCTTGTTCGACCTTTGGTAATTCTTAAGAACTTGATGTCACGCAGTGCGTTTATTGTCATGGTCAAGCTCCTCGTCAAGGGGTGGCTGCCGTTTTATCGGCCGCCCGATAAGGCTCAGGGTACCTATCGAAGAATGGAAGCGCAACCTCACCAACTAAAAAGTCATATACTGGTGTAGTTGATTCTTGATACCCCCACTGGTGTGGGGAAAGAACCAGCTCGCCAACAAAAAACGAAATACCTCCGCGCGGGTATACCCACGTGTGCGGAGAAGCTCGGGCAGCATAGCTGACCTTACCCCCGTCGCTCGTACTGAAAATCGAGAAGGAAGGATGCCCATGACGCACCTCTACCTAACAAAGGCGCCGGTACACGCCTTGCTCGGCCGCGAAGAAGCCGCAGGATCTGCCCGTGGCTGGGACGTTGACTCGCCGACTTTCCGCCACCGTG
Protein-coding sequences here:
- a CDS encoding type I-E CRISPR-associated protein Cse1/CasA; the protein is MTINALRDIKFLRITKGRTSVRNALLTAHDPDTQLDLNQPAYIVTSQLRLLAAVTAVALRHTDARVDKLRAQGLEQAAIDAALEDLSAGCDPFDATYPFMQRPVVPAHGPKDAARKLGPGEQPVKKLSPSMPPDDAEEYWNLANAERTSLPLADAILQLVVFHYLSMAGNNAYDGDKCQMGSPAMRFVGTGKAATEICVVHETLLDTLLSQIPTSWVHGAGLPAWADRRCEVSLTSESGRPEIHPLWAATWSSNAPACYWEDERLTGVRTGGIPEP